TTTGGAGAGCAGCCTTATTTCAAGTACTCCACAGAACGAgtatgttttttatttatactcgtaatatgtacatacctttacctattagTCTGGCATACAACAATCGGagtaattacacccccccccccccccgccgatcctccacCCCCCCaccgccgatcctctgggacaacttttttcttaaagaggacatcctaaggaacattttaaagcaaacttgccaaaaaaagttggccttacttacaaaatggcggctactttgattgacaggtcagccgaaatcgcagattttgcgtttcaacataggacttgcacgaactttttcatacattacaaaggtagatcgaaagatcatgcaaaaatttaccacctgtcaaaatttcaagtgctaaagtgcgtttgtcgatttttggtgaatttttgaaaatctaattatttaggccaaaaatgaggtaaaaaaatcaaaattttaccaaattgaccaagaaagctgaaatttgggatataccctattttcgatatgccaaattgattggaaactgtttcaacccgttttgagcagttctggagcctccagcagatttttgaaatccgaaattcccacaaaattccatcaaattggagttgtcaagctgaaatttattctaaaaactaatttcaatacactacgatgtacggcaggtgaatttcaagtcgttttggagccttcagcaactttttgaaaattcctgaagtctccagctgatttttgaatctttagattttcacaaaatttcatcaaatggagatggaaagctgaaatttaatcttcactacaattttaacactctctgaaaacgacttctggtgggttcaagtcattttagggcctctagcgactttttttgaaaactactggagcctccagcagatttttgaaactttaaattttcacaaaatttcatcaatatggagatggaaagctgaaatttattcttcactacaattttaacactctctgaagacgacttcaggtgggttcaagtcattttgggcCTCGAGCGactgtttttgaaaactactggagccttcagcagatttttgaaactttaaattttcacaaaatttcatcaaaatggagaaggaaaactgaaatttactctacactacaattttaacaccctctgaagacgacttcaggtgggttcaagtcattttagggcctccagcaacttttttgagaattactggagcctccagcagatttttgaaaatttgaattttcacaaaatttcatcaaaatggagatggaaagctgaaatttattcttcactacaattttaacactctctgaagacgacttcaggtgggttcaagtcattttagggcctccagcggctttttttgaaaactactggagcctccagcggctttttttgaaaactactggcgcctccagcagatttttgaaactttaaattttcacaaaatttcatcaaatggagatggaaagctgaaatttactctacactacaactttaacaccctctgaagacgacttcaggtgggttcaagtcattttaaggtctccagcaacttttttgaaaattactggagcgtccATTGGTTTTTTGTAACTTGGATTTTCCCCAACAATCATTTATCatatggagttggcaagctgaaatttacttcgcagactacatggtggttacaaatggttttgaagcttccagctactttaaggaaatttcaattttccaaataacgtcatacaacctttcaataagttgctggaggctccaaaacgacttgaaattcaccagcagtcaacttcttagcgtattgaaattagtttgcagaatgaatttcgactctccatctcagtttgatgaaattttggggaaatttaaagtttcaaaaatctactggaggctccagtaattatcaaaaaagtcgctagaggctctaaaatgacttgaaatctaccagaagtcgtttttagagggtgttaaaattgtagtgtagagtaaatttcagctttccatctccatttgatgaaattttgtgaaaatttaaagtttcaaaaacctgctggaggcttcaggaattttcaaagagtcgctggaggctccaaaacgacttgaaattcacctgcagtacatcgtagcgtattgaaattagttttcagaataaattttagctttacaactccaattatatggaattttgtgagaatttcgagtttcaaaaatctgctggaggctccagaactgctcaaaacgggttgaaaccgtttccaatcgatttggcatgtcgaaaatatggtatatcccaaatttcagctttcttggtcaatttggtaaaattttgattttttctctcatttttggcctaaattcgattttcaaaaattcaccaaaaatcgaaaaacgcactttagcacttgacattttgacaagtgataaatttttgcatgatctttcgatctacctttgtaaagtttgaaaaagttcgtgcaagtcctatgttaaaacgcaaaatctgcgatttcggctgacctgtcaatcaaaatggccgctattttgtaagtaaggccaacttttttttgggcaagtttgctttaaaatgttccttaggatgtcctctttaagaaaaaagctgtcccggttgatcggcggggggatgcaattactcctattgtcatatccTACCTAATAAAAATGTTAAGAATAGGCAGCCTGAGTGAGACAGCCTGATTTCAaatcatttgatttttgtttgtgaaattttcagatcaaaCAATTGATCCAGTTAAGAACCCtcttaaaaattccaaaaaaatgtcctaCAAAAGTGGTAGCTATAATGATGGGCTGTTGGAAAGAAGATCCGGAAAAAAGACTcgacttttcagcaatttgcgCACGTTTTTCAGAACTGCTGGAAAATGATAGGCCTATTCCTAAAAGAGTTCCAGAAAATAGTAACTACGCCGCGCCATAGGCATGGCGACGATCCTAACTACCTACTTATAggcatgaaatttaaaaacaacatgaaaaatcacaatttcttaTACGACATACAAATATAGGCCAGATATTCCCAGACTTTAATCAACATTACAAATTTCATTACGTCATAATTTCCCAATATCACACTACCTTTTtcaattgaacaaaataaaaattggaaataccTATGGTCAACTATTTAAATACATAGTTGACCGTaggtatttcgaatttttatctTGTTTAATTGAAGAAGGTAGTGTGATATTAGAAAATAATGACGTAATGAAATTTGTAATGTTGATTAAAGTCCGAGGATGTCTGGCATATGTACaacaaattgtgatttttcattagtttttaaatttcatacctatgtaagtattacctaggtaggtagttattttaaatttagtttTAAGTAAtagtacagtttttttttttttttttacttttttactaaGGTTAAATTAGATGGATATTGTTTTGTTGTTTGGTATACCTAGGTAGAATTCATATTGGAGAACTTTTTGTATACATTATTATGGAAAGTGTACTTAGTCAGATAGAGTGTGCAAAGTATTTCTTCTCAGgtatctatttaaaaaatttttaattggggagtttttcaataatagcgtcaaaaaaagtattttgaaagggaaaatatcagattaaattttcatatttatgccTGTTATGAACTAATCCGACAGTAATTATTgacaaatattaaaattgattacttcgatgaaaaaaagaaacaataccTACAAAGAACAATAACGTAACCATCATGACCTAACTGAAATACGTTCCTATTGGCTGGTTGATTGGTCctctgtaaaataaaatacagaCGATCGATCACCTAGCCAGTGGGCCAGTAGTGAGTTAGAGAGACGTTTATTGAAGCTTTATCTGTCTTTAAAAAAGCTATAAATTAGTGTAAAGTAATTATAGTTTAATATTATCATTTTGTGTTCAATTGCattctattatttttgaatattatatcaatcgtttttgaattttaccaaatcttGTTTATTATCTTCGGAACTCTCGAAACacataaatttctattttcaaaggACCTCTCAGCCCACTACAATGCCCATTAGTCATTACCTCATTAGTAGTCACTAGTCAGGGAGTTTCATCTAAGATGTATTtacaaataattaaaaagtttatttttcttagatttttttcttctttctagCAATACATTACTGGAAATGAACCTAAAGATAAGCTTTCATTATCATATTCgattaaaaatcaatacttGATCGTTACAATTGTCTTCTGATTGAGTTAAGTTAGCTTGAAAAGGGAACTATTCCTCAGCTTAGCTCGATTATACGTATTTATCAGCAATAAAGAAACTTATTGCGATCGTCAGACAACCAACGCCAATTAATGTTCCTGAAACAGGTAAATTTTTCCATCAGGAACGAAGTAGGTATGGTTTCTAATTGTATGACAGATTTGACGAAGGTGattattaataaataataattcaaaaaatgttcttctTTAGAAAAAACACAGATCATAGTTTCGAATTTAGTACTTCCCAAACCCAAAACTCACTTGAAGTCATTTGTTTCTCATCGAATAACCAACTACTAATAACCGTACATAACAGGGCTGACGAATTTGCTACCGGTACACATAACGATAAACCTACGATGACAGAACACGTATTGTAAATCACTCGTATTCTAAATTCTAATTCTGAAACGTACGTACAACGAATGGTTGAAATAACCGGTCTCACTTATGTACTATTAAACTGCAATGCGAAGTAATATACAACAGATCCCATCTGATTCAAGATTAAAGCAACGAGAAACTATAGAGAAAACTGTGAAATTAATCTCTCATAACCAAAGACTCGAATAAGTGTAACTAGACAGAAAACCATACCTTCCAATTAAcgcataaaaatttgattagtaAAATAAAGGTATGGAATTTCGAACGTCCTTTAATATTTGCTATACCGTTGGAAGTTAGCTTAACGACAGGATTGGTTCCACCCCATAACAGACCCACCAACGTTAACCACAAAATCGAAcctaaaacaagaaaaatatgtAAACACTCGTCTCATTCTATTGAAACAATATATTAACAAAATACAATATAGATTTTAGCTAGATATAAAATAATAACTATACAgtagcgatttttcaaaattacgaatccTTGATTCCCATCTCCCTGGCTTGTTTAACAACGTTTCCTTCACCATGGGTTCCAACTTCTGGACCGTACATTATACCAAATTTACGCGTACTAGAGAAATAATCTTCGGTAGTAATATTGAAACGCCTGGGAGGTACAAAAGCTCCGGCTACGTTACGTGTTTCAGCGACGAAGTTGTACATCTGTACGGCTCTGGTACTTGGGAGAATTTCCATAGCTAAACCGAGCTTTCTAAATTGTATGATTAATTCTCTATTGAATGATTTCAGACTCTTGTCTTCGCTTAATCCGAGTATCAGTAAGTCTAGAGGAGGTTCTAGATGACGGAAAAATTCCAAGCTATCTTCGTTTACAGCTTGATCGTCTCTGACGTCCCAGCCGAGGGCTACGTTTTTATACAAGATCATCGGACCGACAACGAAAATTCCGTTGTGAAGACGAAAACCAACTTGAGAGTATGCCGATATAGTGATGGATTCGGAGTCTTTATTATTCATTACATTGATCGTAGTTTTACCGTGTCCTTGATAAGCTCCGACATTTCGAGCTGATATGATTGGAGTACATACTGGACTTCGGAAACGAAGAAACGATGACGAATTCGGTAATACTTTGCGACAAATGTTCATG
The sequence above is a segment of the Planococcus citri chromosome 3, ihPlaCitr1.1, whole genome shotgun sequence genome. Coding sequences within it:
- the LOC135839501 gene encoding uncharacterized protein LOC135839501; translation: MNICRKVLPNSSSFLRFRSPVCTPIISARNVGAYQGHGKTTINVMNNKDSESITISAYSQVGFRLHNGIFVVGPMILYKNVALGWDVRDDQAVNEDSLEFFRHLEPPLDLLILGLSEDKSLKSFNRELIIQFRKLGLAMEILPSTRAVQMYNFVAETRNVAGAFVPPRRFNITTEDYFSSTRKFGIMYGPEVGTHGEGNVVKQAREMGIKDS